One Algoriphagus sp. Y33 genomic window, CAATTTTTTCAGGCTCGCAGGAGCAGGAACTGATGGTGATTAGAAAAAATAAAAGGGTGAAAATTCGGTTTCGCATGTTGGTTTCCTGTCAGGAATTAAGTCATGCGAATTTAAACAATATTAGGCAGATCTCCCTGTAATAACCAGGATGACGTTTCTGATGAAACACAAAAAGCCTCACATTTCTGTGAAGCTTTTGAAGTGGAGGATAACGGAGTCGAACCGATGACCTCTACACTGCCAGTGTAGCGCTCTAGCCAGCTGAGCTAATCCCCCATTTGAGTTTGCAAATATAGACCTAGGTTTTTGCTGTGCAAAGAAAATTTTACTCAGTAGCGTAATTTATTCGAGTCATGATGCTTCTGCCAAGGGTTATTTCATCAGTGAATTCCAATTCTCCACCAACCGGTATGCCGCGTGCGATTGAACTTACCCGGATACCTTTTTCCTTTAGCCTTTTCGCCAAGTAGAAAGAAGTCGTATCGCCTTCCATCGTAGCGCTCAATGCCAAAATCACTTCTTGAATAGGTTCGCTTTGCGAGGCAGATTCTACTCTGGTCAGCAAAGATTCTATTTTCAGCTCTTCCGGGCCGATACCTTGGATAGGGGAAATAACTCCGCCAAGCACATGGTATTTGCCGTGAAACTGGTTGGTGTTCTCTATTGCAAGCACATCCCTGATGTCTTCCACCACACAGATAACCGAACAGTCACGACGATGGCTCAAGCAAATACTGCATTCTTCGGCATCTGAGATGTTATGACAGGTTTTGCAGTACTGAATCTCAGTACGCATGCGTGTGATAGCCAAAGCCAAAGCCTCGGTGTTTGCTTCATGCTGTTTGAGAAGATGAAGAGCAAGTCGAAGTGCTGTCTTTTTGCCGATTCCAGGAAGTCTGGATATTTCGGTGACAGCATCTTCTATCAGTTTGGAAGGAAAATTCAATTCTGGGTGGATTTAAACTATTGCGGCTTGGATTCCGGCATCTAATATAGCCTCACACATAGGTTTTAGCTCAGTGATGCTCCCTTTTTTTACCGCGCATTTTCCCTTGAAGTGGATGGTGATAGTGCATTGTTCTGCTTGCTCTATACTGTGCTTGCAGACTTTCATGAGAATCTTGATCACATGATCGAATGTGTTATACTCATCATTGTACACGATCAGGTCATTCGATTCAATATCTATCAAATCCTCCACCAGAACTTCTGACTCTTCTATATACGGAAGTGGTTCGTT contains:
- the recR gene encoding recombination mediator RecR codes for the protein MNFPSKLIEDAVTEISRLPGIGKKTALRLALHLLKQHEANTEALALAITRMRTEIQYCKTCHNISDAEECSICLSHRRDCSVICVVEDIRDVLAIENTNQFHGKYHVLGGVISPIQGIGPEELKIESLLTRVESASQSEPIQEVILALSATMEGDTTSFYLAKRLKEKGIRVSSIARGIPVGGELEFTDEITLGRSIMTRINYATE
- a CDS encoding ATP-dependent Clp protease adaptor ClpS, coding for MNHSNEPLPYIEESEVLVEDLIDIESNDLIVYNDEYNTFDHVIKILMKVCKHSIEQAEQCTITIHFKGKCAVKKGSITELKPMCEAILDAGIQAAIV